The following are from one region of the Sphingomonas oryzagri genome:
- a CDS encoding DUF917 domain-containing protein, whose protein sequence is MIRIDATALGDLACGAAFLGSGGGGDPYHNRLLGEARIARRGPFELISLEQLADDALVVPCGWIGAPTVSIEKLPNGREAVDGLRRIERLTGRKVDAVLPIEIGGGNGLAPLIAAAELGIPVVDADGMARAFPESQMSIFSIHGLSGCPSILTGACGSLAIIETEDNHVHERIARQVSIALGGDAHMVEYPLTGRQTKDHAIPSSISTAIAIGAAIRDARQKGGDPFAALIAALQTSDLYPFGGILFDGKIVDLERETRGGFAMGRVAIEAFDGASRMDLEFQNENLIAWRNGAVCAMVPDIITIMDRETADSITTDRLKYGQRVKVLAAAAPHMLRSAEALSFVGPSAFGFAEDYVPIEALNGWDDR, encoded by the coding sequence ATGATACGGATCGACGCCACCGCGCTTGGCGATCTTGCCTGCGGGGCCGCGTTTCTCGGCTCCGGCGGCGGCGGCGATCCGTATCACAACCGGTTGCTCGGCGAGGCGCGCATCGCCCGGCGTGGACCGTTCGAGCTGATCTCGCTCGAACAATTGGCGGATGACGCGCTGGTCGTGCCCTGTGGGTGGATCGGCGCGCCGACCGTTTCGATCGAGAAGCTGCCTAACGGACGCGAGGCGGTGGACGGTCTGCGCCGTATCGAGCGGTTGACCGGGCGCAAAGTCGACGCGGTGCTGCCGATCGAGATCGGCGGCGGCAACGGACTGGCGCCCCTGATCGCCGCTGCGGAATTGGGCATTCCGGTGGTCGACGCCGATGGCATGGCGCGTGCGTTTCCGGAATCGCAAATGTCGATCTTCAGCATCCATGGTCTGTCCGGATGCCCTTCGATCCTGACGGGCGCCTGCGGTTCGCTGGCGATCATCGAGACGGAGGACAACCATGTCCACGAGCGGATCGCCCGGCAGGTGTCGATCGCACTGGGCGGGGACGCCCACATGGTCGAATATCCGCTGACCGGTCGCCAGACGAAAGATCATGCCATTCCCAGCAGCATTTCGACCGCGATCGCGATCGGCGCGGCAATCCGGGACGCGCGTCAAAAGGGCGGCGATCCGTTCGCTGCGCTGATTGCCGCATTGCAGACATCGGATCTCTATCCCTTTGGGGGCATCCTGTTCGACGGCAAGATCGTCGATCTCGAACGCGAGACGCGCGGCGGCTTCGCGATGGGGCGCGTGGCGATCGAGGCGTTCGACGGGGCGAGCCGCATGGACCTGGAATTCCAGAACGAGAATTTGATCGCTTGGCGCAATGGCGCGGTCTGCGCGATGGTCCCGGACATCATCACCATCATGGATCGCGAGACGGCCGACAGCATCACCACCGATCGCCTGAAATATGGCCAGCGCGTGAAGGTACTCGCCGCCGCCGCGCCACATATGCTGCGCAGCGCAGAAGCATTGTCCTTCGTCGGCCCCTCGGCTTTCGGTTTCGCCGAAGACTATGTTCCGATCGAGGCGCTCAACGGATGGGACGACAGGTGA